Proteins encoded in a region of the Mycobacterium branderi genome:
- a CDS encoding TIGR04282 family arsenosugar biosynthesis glycosyltransferase — MSVVPVTLLVVAKAPVPGRAKTRLAATVGDHVAAEIAAAALLDTLDAVVDAPVVARVVAFTGELDDSVGAAEIRRRLTSFTVIPQRGNTFADRLANAHADAADGYPVLQIGMDTPQVSAELLVDCARQLCESPAVLGFARDGGWWALGVRTPESAACLRRVPMSQSDTGMLTLKALNANGVEVSMLAELADFDVVDDVAAVRESCRSNSRFAQATRAAGL; from the coding sequence GTGAGCGTCGTGCCGGTGACGCTGCTGGTGGTGGCCAAAGCACCGGTACCGGGACGGGCCAAGACGCGGCTTGCTGCGACGGTGGGTGACCACGTCGCCGCCGAGATCGCGGCCGCCGCGCTGCTGGACACCCTCGATGCCGTGGTGGATGCGCCGGTCGTCGCCCGAGTGGTGGCGTTCACCGGCGAGCTCGACGATTCCGTCGGCGCCGCTGAGATCCGGCGCCGGCTCACGTCGTTCACCGTTATTCCTCAGCGCGGCAACACTTTTGCAGACCGCTTAGCCAATGCACACGCAGATGCGGCCGACGGCTATCCGGTCTTGCAGATCGGGATGGACACGCCGCAGGTGAGCGCGGAGTTGTTGGTCGACTGCGCGCGACAGCTGTGCGAATCGCCGGCCGTGCTCGGCTTCGCCCGTGACGGCGGCTGGTGGGCATTGGGGGTGCGCACACCGGAGAGCGCTGCGTGTCTGCGCCGCGTTCCCATGTCGCAGTCGGACACCGGAATGCTGACCTTAAAAGCATTGAATGCCAACGGTGTTGAGGTGTCAATGCTGGCGGAGCTGGCAGATTTCGACGTGGTCGACGATGTGGCTGCGGTACGCGAAAGCTGCCGATCGAACAGCCGGTTCGCCCAAGCCACCCGCGCGGCTGGGCTGTAG
- a CDS encoding glycosyltransferase family 2 protein — MPDGLVTVVLPCLNEAESLPNVLAAIPAGYQALVVDNNSTDDTAEVARRHGATVVTEPRPGYGSAVHAGVVAATTPIVAVIDADGSLDPADLPRLVAEIDNGADLAVGRRRPVPGLRWPWVARLGSVMMSWRLRTRHGLPVHDIAPMRVFRRDALLSLGIVDRRSGYPLELLVRAAAAGWRVVEYDVAYGPRIGGKSKVSGSLRGSAIAILDFWKAIS; from the coding sequence ATGCCCGACGGTCTGGTCACGGTGGTGCTGCCCTGCCTGAACGAGGCCGAGTCGCTGCCGAACGTCCTAGCGGCCATCCCCGCCGGCTACCAGGCGCTGGTCGTCGACAACAACAGCACCGACGACACCGCCGAGGTGGCCCGCCGCCACGGCGCCACTGTCGTCACCGAGCCCCGGCCCGGCTACGGATCCGCCGTCCATGCCGGGGTGGTGGCCGCGACGACGCCGATCGTGGCGGTCATCGACGCCGACGGCTCCCTGGATCCCGCCGACCTGCCCCGATTGGTCGCCGAGATCGACAACGGCGCCGACCTGGCGGTTGGGCGACGACGACCGGTGCCCGGATTGCGCTGGCCGTGGGTGGCGCGGCTCGGCAGTGTGATGATGAGCTGGCGGCTGCGCACCCGGCACGGTCTGCCGGTGCATGACATTGCGCCGATGCGAGTCTTTCGCCGCGACGCCCTGCTGAGCCTGGGCATCGTGGACCGCCGGTCGGGCTATCCGCTGGAGCTGCTGGTGCGGGCGGCGGCCGCCGGCTGGCGTGTCGTCGAATACGACGTCGCTTACGGTCCGCGCATCGGCGGAAAATCCAAAGTGAGCGGTTCGCTGCGCGGCAGCGCGATCGCGATCCTGGACTTCTGGAAGGCGATCTCGTGA
- a CDS encoding DUF2293 domain-containing protein, with the protein MASKNVEQRVRQAAELALAEQRFVRPVDVLVRLGWLAPSHLHLWRQGRIDSLESVVPTNPSKVTTAMSALRRWAQERGLKPSEAEYLARTRDRRRLQFSVSGDAAIESAYRTHWVSPNLSQRVIERQSRAPDLVVIWPLKEWTCTSCGGTGDFLLMEDPGPLCMDCADFGHLEFLPSGDATLTRRAKKASRLCAVVVRWSRSRKRYERQGILAEPEAIEQAEQQCLSDDEVRARRRERDELRRAEADLRFQAEFAAAIRAQFPGCPADRAHAIAQHTALRGSGRVGRTAAGRALDPNAVRLAVAASVRHTDTDYDELLMSGTDRETARHHVWDRVEGVLDGWRDQTGMPG; encoded by the coding sequence ATGGCATCTAAGAATGTTGAGCAGCGAGTCAGGCAGGCCGCCGAGTTGGCGCTCGCCGAGCAGCGATTCGTCAGGCCGGTCGACGTGCTGGTCCGTTTGGGTTGGCTGGCGCCGTCGCATCTCCACCTATGGCGACAGGGCCGGATCGACTCGTTGGAGAGCGTCGTCCCGACCAACCCCAGCAAGGTCACGACGGCGATGTCAGCTTTGCGGCGGTGGGCCCAAGAGCGGGGACTGAAACCGTCGGAGGCGGAGTACCTTGCCCGCACGCGCGATCGGCGCCGATTGCAATTCAGCGTCAGCGGGGACGCCGCTATCGAAAGCGCCTATCGTACGCACTGGGTGTCGCCGAATTTGTCGCAGCGCGTAATCGAACGGCAAAGTCGCGCACCGGATCTGGTCGTGATCTGGCCGCTGAAGGAATGGACGTGCACGTCATGCGGCGGCACCGGCGATTTCCTGCTCATGGAAGACCCCGGTCCGTTGTGCATGGATTGCGCCGACTTCGGTCATCTCGAGTTCTTGCCATCCGGCGATGCCACACTGACCCGGCGAGCCAAGAAGGCGAGCCGGCTCTGCGCGGTGGTGGTGCGGTGGAGCCGGTCGCGGAAACGCTACGAGCGCCAAGGCATCCTCGCTGAGCCGGAGGCAATCGAGCAGGCCGAGCAGCAGTGTCTTTCCGATGATGAGGTGCGTGCCCGCCGCAGGGAGCGCGACGAATTGCGACGGGCCGAGGCGGACCTGCGGTTTCAGGCCGAGTTCGCCGCTGCGATCCGGGCACAATTTCCTGGCTGTCCCGCTGATCGGGCCCACGCCATCGCGCAACACACGGCGCTGCGGGGCAGCGGCCGGGTCGGACGCACCGCGGCCGGTCGCGCCCTAGACCCGAATGCGGTACGGCTGGCCGTTGCCGCGTCGGTCCGGCACACCGACACCGACTACGACGAGCTGTTGATGTCGGGTACAGACCGGGAAACGGCCCGGCATCACGTGTGGGACCGCGTCGAAGGGGTGCTTGACGGTTGGCGTGATCAGACGGGGATGCCAGGCTAG